The genomic interval TGTTgaattttctacgtataatctttaatgttgcaccacagactggcTTTTATCCACATCAATTGCTTTGTGAAAATGAGGCAGACAGCCCTATCTAAACTTTTATCACACTAACTGGACATATTGGattttttctgtatgtttatttttgttgacaATTCAGTCACATCTCTAACACAGTGGTTACTTAATGCCAGTATAATAGTAAACTTTAGAGCTTCCGATTGGCAGATTTTATTTGGACAGAGCCAGGCTAGATGTTTCCAATTTTACATTAAATCTACCACACATATGTGAGAGCTCCATCAAAGAAAATATAAttgaatatgatttttttttttcaaagaatcCATGTTGGATAATTTTATGAAGACCCCCAACAAAAGATTTTAGAATATGATAGAAGATATAGGTGAACTGTGCCCACAGTGTCCATAGTCTGGTGATTTACAATTCACCTAACAAGTGAAGGATACCCAGTTTGATCcagggaggagacacaaaccctttggaagggcatctggtgtaaaaatctggcaaatcaaacatgtagagctacctgctgtggtgacccctttttttttttttaaagaaattatagTCAACAGTCAACACCATGGGTGAATATTTCACAGTATGCATtgcactgcagtaaaaacacagattttGATTTCATACATAACAAACTCAAGAACCTAATCCTGTCAGCTTGTGAGGTGGAGCTTACTTAGAACTGGCCATCTTAAGGTCTAACATTAGTTATTCAAACGCTCATGCTGTCTACATGCACTCTATCATTTTAGCTCTCTGCgtctttgctgcttttctgtgcttttattcattatttgtgtgtgtactttgCTCCTCCTCTACTCTGTTACATGTCAGTGAAGCAGACAAATGCAAAGCAGAGGAGCAAAGTGGAATGTATGTGAATGAATCTACTTGGAATTACCAAATATAAAGTTTTTAAAGAACATTTACGATCCATTTTCATAAATGCTTAACCAGCTAGGGTACAAGTGGAGGCCTGCCTACCTACCTGACACTGAGTGAGAGGTAGTACACCTTGGTCAGgctgccagtccatcacagggctaacaccaaaagacagacaaccattcgcaGCTAAATTcccacctatggccaatttagaaacCAATTAGCCTAACATGCATATCCTtagctgtgggaggaaaccagaacCCGCAGAGAAAAcctacacaggcacagggagaacattaAATTTCACATAGAAGGTTCCTTAGCTGACCaggagattcaaacccagaaccttctagCTATGAGGCAACCACTGTAAAGTACTTTAAAGTACTTGGGGCTAGCTGCAGCCACGTGAAAAGAAAGTTTCCAttggactctgtgcagtcctgtgaaaaaatcTAAGTACACCCCATAATTCAGTAgcacttttagcagcaataccTTGAAGTACTTCTACATGACTTTATTAGTCTCTTGTATCgttctggcccactcttctttacaatgttgcttcagttcattgaaatTTGTAGGAATTAATTTATGCAGTTCTTTTATGAGATGTGCCTAAACTATTGTAGATTATAGATTTGTTAGTGTGCTTGAGATCATTGTCCTCTTACATGACCCAACTTGGGCCAACCTGTAGCTGACAgcacatttgactctaaaatactTTGGTTTACAGAGGTGGTGTAAAGGTTCTGTGGCtgcaaacaaacccaaatcataacccctccaccaccgtgctggaCAGTTggcatgaggtgtttgtgctgatatggtGTGTTTGGAGTTTACCAATGATGGCACTGtgtatggccaaacatctccactttggtccagAAAGTTTTGTGGTTTGTTGAGATGCAACTATACTAACCGAAGCCACAGTGCTGCCATGatatttttagagagaagaggctttctcctggcaacccttccaaacaagtcacACTTGTTTAgactttttctaattttattgtCTAACTgtacatttaacatgctaactgaagtctgtagagtctgagatggagctcttggtttttgcagtttgtcaGAACATTGTACGGGATGGCATTGGGGTGAATTTGTCCCGAGAGGATTGCGGCATGGTGTTATAAACACCTGAGTGCTCCAGACCCGCAAACTGTCAAACATTCTATTTTTATAGaagtggtcacacttgctgatgaccaGTTACCCTATATTAACCTCTTAATAGCAATGGaggcttagtttttcacagtcctgtgaaaaccttttcacatgactgtatctCAGTTATTGTGTCACATTAATTAGTAAGATATTTaagcaaaattattttttacaaatgtttctCATGTCAGCTAatattgttttttcccccatctgCCTGTGCTCTGTTTCCTATCAAGGTCTTGTGCAGGAAAGTGCATGGAGGAGTCACAGAACTCATTGAGTGGAGGGACAGCGATAATCAACAGAAGATATCTCCCACTGGGGCCAGTCCACGGATCCTCAACCCCCTGCGTTTGTTTGCCAGGGGCCCCCCCGAGTTCAAGAGTAACATCAGGGAAATGGCATATTTACACAACATGGAGGACTTTTGGGACTGGTTATCTAACCAGACAGATGTTCAGGGTGCACAGGCCAGAACTAAACGCAGACCCATCGTCAAGACTGGCAAATTCAAAAAGATGTTCGGGTGGGGAGACTTCCACTCCAACATCAAGACTGTCAAGCTCAACCTGCTGATCACAGGGAAGATTGTGGACCACGGGAATGGTACCTTTAGCGTTTACTTCCGTCACAACTCTACGGGCCTGGGAAATGTATCGGTCAGCCTGGTGCCACCTTCCAAGGTGGTGGAGTTTGAGATCGCCCAGCAGTCCACACTGGAGACCAAAGACACCAAATCATTCAACTGTCGCATTGAATATGAGAAGACGGATCGCAACAAGAAGACTGCCTTGTGCAGCTTTGATCCATCCAAGGTGTGCTATCAGGAGCAGACACAGAGCCATGTGTCATGGTTATGCTCAAAACCCTTTAAAGTCATATGCATCTATATAGCCTTTTACAGTGTGGACTATAAACTGGTCCAGAAAGTATGCCCTGACTATAACTACCACAGTGACACACCTTACTCCTCCACAGGGTGACCTAGTTGTTGTTAGTCTGCATCAGCCTTTTGTTTTATCTTCAAATAATGTCAATGTCAAGCTCTAAACTCCTTGTCCCAAAATACCTAAATACCTGAGACATGTTGCAGGAAGTGCAACTTATTAAGGGACACACACACCGGAGGGATTTGGTGAAACTTTTGTATATACTACACAAGTATACAAGTTTAACACTTCAGATAGTTAGGTGTACAGGGACTTGGCTTTAGGGGTTGGCTTGGGATTCAAGAGGTAGCTACTAACTCTGGATGAATCTACCCCATCGCAACAGCACATGTTCTCTGTAAACCACTGGTATAATTAGTATGTTGTCCAGATGTTTCCTTCAAGGCTAGACCATAGGCATGGAGCTCTCCTGAGTTGGAAGTACATAGCTGGCTTCTGCAAGAGCTGCACTCATGccaacattttcaaacaatttTCTCACCTTATTTAAACGGTAATGGGATGAAGTATGACAAGACTTTAAATAATGTTAACAATTGCAATACCTAAACATTAATAAAGCTATTCAACGgggcataaaattaaaaaaaatcccatttggAACACTACATTAAGAATGATTAGT from Archocentrus centrarchus isolate MPI-CPG fArcCen1 chromosome 21, fArcCen1, whole genome shotgun sequence carries:
- the nxph2a gene encoding neurexophilin-2, whose protein sequence is MSPLQTFLLFFLLHQVLCRKVHGGVTELIEWRDSDNQQKISPTGASPRILNPLRLFARGPPEFKSNIREMAYLHNMEDFWDWLSNQTDVQGAQARTKRRPIVKTGKFKKMFGWGDFHSNIKTVKLNLLITGKIVDHGNGTFSVYFRHNSTGLGNVSVSLVPPSKVVEFEIAQQSTLETKDTKSFNCRIEYEKTDRNKKTALCSFDPSKVCYQEQTQSHVSWLCSKPFKVICIYIAFYSVDYKLVQKVCPDYNYHSDTPYSSTG